In Bacillus cereus ATCC 14579, a single window of DNA contains:
- a CDS encoding kinase-associated lipoprotein B, with amino-acid sequence MRETFEIGEIVTGIYKTGKYIGEVTNSRPGSYVVKVLAVLKHPVQGDLHNVKQANVPFFHERRALAFREQTNIPEQMVKKYEGEIPDYTESLKLALETQMNSFSEDDSPFAERSLETLQQLKKDYKL; translated from the coding sequence ATGAGAGAAACATTTGAAATTGGCGAAATCGTTACTGGTATTTATAAAACAGGAAAATACATCGGCGAAGTTACAAATAGCCGCCCTGGCAGTTACGTCGTAAAAGTATTAGCTGTTTTAAAACATCCGGTGCAAGGTGACTTACATAACGTAAAACAAGCTAACGTACCATTTTTCCATGAAAGACGCGCTTTAGCTTTCCGTGAACAGACGAACATTCCAGAGCAAATGGTGAAAAAATATGAAGGAGAAATTCCGGATTATACCGAGTCACTAAAATTAGCATTAGAAACTCAAATGAATTCATTTTCTGAAGATGATTCACCTTTTGCAGAGCGTAGTCTAGAAACATTACAACAGTTAAAGAAAGACTACAAACTCTAA